A genomic region of Micromonospora sp. NBC_01796 contains the following coding sequences:
- a CDS encoding phospholipase D family protein: MATEDWFLTARERGNPTSHLPASTSGNQAEPLIHGAAYFDRLVTEVESLRAGDHLFFTDWRGDPDQRMRPDGPTVSELFCRAAQRGVVVKGLIWRSHLDRLQYSEEENRSLSEAVSAAGGEVLLDQRVRRGGSHHQKLVVLRHPNEPERDIAFAGGIDLCHSRRDDADHRGDPQAVAMSPRYGDRPPWHDVQLAVRGPVVGALDTVFRERWTDPMPLDSENPMAYLRDRLRGADLRADPLPAQPPDPPPCGPHHIQVLRTYPAVRPRYSFAPDGERTVARGYTKAIHRARKLIYLEDQYLWSTEVADLFAAALRANPELHLVAVVPRYPDVDGRLALPPNMVGREQALALCERAAPERVHVFDVENRSGDPVYVHAKVCVVDDVWASVGSDNFNRRSWTHDSELSCAVLDDTADDRAPTDPSGLGDGARRFARELRLRLWREHLDRAADGSEDDDLLDPQEAVRAIAAGAAALQAWHDGGELGPRPPGRLRPHQPERLRWLTRVWAVPVYRLVYDPDGRPWHARRSGSW, encoded by the coding sequence GTGGCGACGGAGGATTGGTTCCTCACCGCGCGGGAGCGCGGCAACCCGACCTCCCACCTACCCGCCTCTACCAGCGGAAACCAGGCCGAACCGCTGATTCATGGCGCGGCGTACTTCGATCGGTTGGTGACCGAGGTCGAGTCGTTGCGGGCCGGGGACCATCTGTTCTTCACCGACTGGCGGGGTGACCCGGACCAACGGATGCGCCCGGATGGTCCCACCGTGTCCGAGTTATTCTGCCGGGCGGCGCAACGTGGCGTGGTGGTCAAAGGTCTGATCTGGCGTTCTCACCTGGACCGGCTCCAGTACAGCGAGGAGGAGAACCGCAGCCTCAGCGAGGCCGTCTCGGCCGCCGGTGGCGAGGTGCTCCTCGACCAGCGGGTCCGGCGGGGCGGATCGCACCACCAGAAGTTGGTGGTGCTGCGGCACCCGAACGAGCCGGAGCGGGACATCGCCTTCGCCGGTGGGATCGACCTCTGTCACAGCCGGCGCGATGACGCCGACCACCGGGGCGACCCGCAGGCGGTGGCGATGTCACCCCGCTACGGCGACCGCCCACCCTGGCACGACGTGCAGTTGGCGGTGCGGGGGCCGGTGGTCGGTGCGCTGGACACCGTGTTCCGGGAGCGCTGGACCGATCCGATGCCGCTGGACTCGGAGAACCCCATGGCGTACCTGCGGGACCGGCTGCGCGGGGCGGACCTGAGAGCCGACCCGCTGCCGGCCCAGCCCCCCGACCCGCCGCCCTGCGGGCCGCACCACATCCAGGTGCTGCGCACCTATCCGGCGGTCCGGCCGCGCTACTCGTTCGCTCCGGACGGGGAGCGTACGGTGGCCCGTGGCTACACCAAGGCGATCCACCGGGCCCGGAAGCTGATCTACCTCGAGGACCAGTACCTCTGGTCGACCGAGGTGGCCGACCTGTTCGCCGCCGCGTTGCGGGCCAACCCGGAGTTGCACCTGGTCGCCGTGGTGCCCCGCTACCCCGACGTGGACGGTCGACTGGCCCTGCCGCCGAACATGGTGGGGCGGGAGCAGGCGCTCGCCCTCTGCGAGCGCGCCGCACCCGAGCGGGTGCACGTCTTCGACGTGGAGAACCGGTCCGGTGACCCGGTGTACGTGCACGCCAAGGTCTGTGTGGTGGACGACGTCTGGGCGAGCGTGGGCAGCGACAACTTCAACCGCCGATCGTGGACCCACGACAGCGAACTGTCCTGCGCCGTACTCGACGACACGGCCGACGACCGGGCGCCCACCGACCCGTCCGGGCTCGGCGACGGGGCCCGCCGGTTCGCCCGCGAACTGCGGCTGCGGCTGTGGCGCGAGCACCTGGACCGGGCCGCCGACGGCAGCGAGGACGACGACCTGCTCGATCCGCAGGAGGCGGTGCGAGCCATCGCGGCCGGCGCGGCGGCGCTACAGGCGTGGCATGACGGTGGCGAACTCGGGCCCCGGCCGCCGGGTCGGCTACGCCCGCACCAACCGGAACGGCTGCGCTGGTTGACCCGGGTCTGGGCGGTTCCGGTCTACCGCCTGGTCTACGACCCGGACGGCCGTCCCTGGCACGCCCGGCGCAGTGGGAGCTGGTAG